The window AACTCCCCCATCTGACACTCAGGCAAGTTCGTACAACCGGCCTGGACAATGTCCATACCTGGTTTGACGGTGATCTGCTGGCACTACAAGCGGTCAGCGGCCATCAACATCCTGAGGTCATCCTATCGCATTACACGTCCGATGCAGCACGCAAACGCCAGGATGAGCGACTCGGCGATGTCATGACCTTGCGTAGCCGTTGGCGAGAAACCGATGGCACTATCGACCCACGCACATTGCCGCCTAACCAGGACTTGGCAGCCGCGACACCTGGATGGCGCTGCTTTGATCCCTATGACAGCCCGGTGCTTGGTCAGGACAAAGGCAAATTGTGTAGTGCTTACGGTGCTTGTCCAGGCTGTGCGTTAGCCCATTTGAATCTTCAGGACGGCTACGCGCTGGCCCGTGTCCTACAGCTCAAAGTCAAAATCGAACAGGCCCAAACCCTATTACCGGCTGCACGCTGGTTGACGGCGTGGGCACCGAGACTGCAACGCCTGATCGAATACTGGCTCCCGCGTTTCCAGGATGAAACGGTGATCCGCGAAGCCGCCCAATGGGATTTGGACGACCTGCCTGAACTGGAGTAATCGTCATGACATCACTCAATTCATTGACCAAACCCCAGATTCATTTGCTATCGGCCGATGATCTGAGCTCGCAACGCGTTTCACCCATCAGCCTCTGGAGTGACGCCCAATGGCGCCTGGAAAATCCGACCCCAGGACAACCTGATCATCGCGCCACCGTGAACTGGAATATCAAACTGCCGCACGGACAAAGCCTACTGGATCCGCAATGGGCCGGGTTACTCGACAGCTTAAGACGCTTTGTCTGGAGTTTACTGACCAATCCCCGTGAAGGTAAAAGCCTGAAAACCACGTCGATGGCGACCATTAGTCGAATGTTGGCTTATCTGGTCAACTGGATGGCCACACAGGATTTTCGAGCTATCCATGAATTGGACAACCATGCCAGTTGGGAATACGTCGAACACGTCGCCATAACGGGGAGCGATAAGCAATATTCCACCTTGCATGAAGGTTGGGTCTGGCAACGGCTCCATATTATGACTTTGCTGTATAAGCAAAGTGGCGCATTGCGGGAATCCGGCGTCAGCCCGATGCCGGAGCCGCCATTTGATGGCCGCAACCCCTTCGATGTTGCCAAACGCATCACGAATCGCCAGCGTGATTTCATTCCGCCCCTACCGGATGCAGTGGCATTGCCGATCATGACAGCAGCAGAGCGGTTGATCGGGGTACCTGCCGATGACGTCATCAAGCTTCAGGAAGTTTATCTTGCAGCGTATGCACAAGGCGGACCTGGCAATCACAAAGGGCCAGGCCACAGTTTGCCGGTTAGAACCGATGCCGCTCGCCGGGCTGTCAGTTCATTCCAGTTTTCGATGCTTGCCGGTGAATCATTACCTTGGCATGACGTCATCGACACTCAACCGCGAAGAGGCGCTGGGCAAGTTGATTTCGTTGCCGCCATCCGATTGCTGATTATGGATATTCGGATTGCCTGCATCATCGTGCTACAAAGCCATGTCGGTTTACGCATCAGTGAAGTGATGGGCCTAAAAGCCGGTATCGATCCCGATAGCGGATTGCCGTCCTGCCTGCATCAACGCCCGTCAAAAACGGGCTTGAATACCATTTTTTATCTCAAAAGCCTGGCCGCCAAAATCCATGGCAGACCGGTGGAATGGATCGTCGGCGCTCGCCCGGCCGACAGTCAGTATGTTCCTCCCCCGGTCAGAGCGTTAGTGGTACTCGAACGATTGTTTCGCCCGTGGCGTCAGTTAGGCGATTGCCAACATCTGATCGTGTCGTTTTGCGCTAACCGCGGGCTGCCGAAAAACCAGCGATCGGTTGGACGCCCTTACAGTGATAATGTCAATCTCGGCCAAAAGGATTTTCTGCGCCGCTATGTCGATTGGCAAGCATTACCGCCCAGCCCCGAACTGGACGCGTATCGGGATGGGCGCTCGCTACGCACGCACCAGTGGCGGAAAACCTTTGCCCTGTATGTCATCCAGGTGGATAGCCGTATGCTGCCGCACATTAGCCAGCATTTCAAACACCTGTCTCTGGCCATGACCGAGCAAGGCTACATCGGTCGCGATCCTGAAATCATTGAAGCCATGTCCGATGCTCGGGCTCGTTTGACCGTAAGGTTGCTGTATGAAGCCGCAACGGGTGATGCGACCTATGCCGGCAACATGGCGCCATGGCTCGAAGCCCATCGAAAATCGGTTAGAGCATCCATGCAGGAGAAGACACCGGAACAAATCCTTAGCTACCTGGAACACGAAGTCGTCGAGCACGATTTTAGAATTTGGTTCGCTGACCACGGGAAATGCCTGATCGAGCTGAAACCGGAATCGGCACGTTGCCATCAGATCGCCGGCACTACACATTGGGAGGACTCGAATCCGAATTTCCAATACCGCGAACCGTCGGTTTGCGTTGGCTGCGAATGTTTCCTGATCGACCGGGAAAGCGCAGGGTTCTGGCGCAAGCGCTATTTCGATAATCAACAAGCCGTGGAGAATGCCGAACGCATTAGCCGTGGTGACGAGTTTTATGTTGCCCGTCAGCGGGCGCGGCAAGCGGCGGCCATTCTGCACGCACTCGGTGAAGATATCGAGGAGAACGGCCATGACGCGTAACGCCAAAACACCACCGCCCATCGACCCGATCGAGCAAGACTTCCTGGACGCACTTGAGCGTCTGGAGGGCGGTGCACCGCTAGACCCAAAGCTCGCCAAACAAGCCCAGTTAGGCACGCTCAAAATCAACGTTTCGGTGGTTGCCCAGGAAGCCGGTCACAGCCGAACCCTGATTGGACACGACGGTTGCAAATACCCTCGCATCAGGACACGCATCATGGCATTGAAAGCACCAGTTGCGCCAACAACAAACGCCGAAACGGTCATCCGGCACCTGCGCGAAGAGAACGCCGATCTACGGAGAAAACTGGGTCAACGCGACACGGAAAATGCTGCGCTGATAGTCCGGCTCCGTCAATTGGAAATCGACACCCAACGGGCGCTGCGCAAAGCCGAACGCATGGCCAACCGATCCGAAAAACCATCAGATCAGCTTGCCGGCGCGAGCATTCCATCTGAACGCGGCGAAATTTTACCTTTTCCGACACCCCAGGAGGAGTGAGTGCAATTATTTATCTCATGTAAAGCATCAACCGGCTTCCGCCGGCACCGATCCACCGGCTATCATCGGTCTCGGCAAGTTCCCATGTTGGGATTGGCCCATGAACAGTTTAGATCCGGCACTTACTGCTGTAACCCATGCTCTGCAAGGGATACAGGTGTTTCGTGGACACCTTCGTCCAATAGAAACTGCTGCGTGGGTCTGTGATGGGCGTCAGGGAGTTATCCGAACCGCAACGTCGGTTTACGCAGACACTGTCTGTGATTTTGTGTGTGACCATGGCCTGGACACCGTTTGGTGTGTCCTGGGCCGATGCGATTCAGGTGGCCGGGCGTGATGGCCAACAACTCGGTCAGCAAGTTCTGGGTGGTTTTGCGTTTCCGCTCGATACCGGCAACGGTACGCTGACCTTAAATCCAGGGACGACTCAGGAGAGCGCCATTTCCATAGGCACCCTGTTTCCAGATACGAATAGCCCGTCATCCACGACCAGCGATTTCGCCAATCTCTACGGCAATAACCCAGGCACAATTGCTGCTGGATTGAGCGCGCAGACAACCTTGAACGGTGAAACCAGCTTCACCGGCGAAGCCTATCGCACCCTGATCGACAACGCCCACCAGTCGCATCCGGACTTACAAGCCGATCCGATCTGGCAGAGTGGCGATCAGGTATTCAACGACTTCACGCCGTGGGCACAGTCCTTTTCCGACTGCACGACCACGACGCTCCAAACCGAAACTCAGCAATCGGTGCGCGTGCCGGATTATCAGCTTTGCCTACGGCAACCGACGGTACCGCAAAGCTGCACGGCCACCCACCAAGTCAATGTCGAGCCCTTGATTCGCTTCGTCGGTGGGGATGGCGGGTTTTCCAGTTGCGGGCCGGGGTGCATGGATTTGTATGTCGGCCGGGTCGGTGACAACTATTGGTCGGCCGGATGCGCGGTGTTTACCTGGCAAGTGACTTATAACGTCCTGCATCCGGAAGCGATCGTCAGCGCGACACTGGAGGATGTGGAATTCGACGACCATGCCAGAGTCTATTACGGCGGGAATCTGATCTATACCGGTTCCACCGGCTGGGGTGGCTCATGTGAGCTCAGCAATAGCTGGGTCGACCATCCCAATCGCGACGTCACCTATGCCTTCAACAGTACGGGCAACAAAGTCTTTAAACAGGAAACCATGGTCGGTGGTAATGGTGAGGGTTATTCCAGGATTCGACTACGCTACGATTTGTCGAAACTGATCACCCAGGATCAATGGAGTTGGAGTGGTCCGAATTGCCAAAACTTGGCCAATGCGATTACCGATGGCATTTGCCAAGCCGGCAGCCAATTGAGTTGCACGAGCGATCCGGCCAATGCTTCAGGTTGTTACGTCGATCCAACTTCGCAGGTGATGGTTTGCGGCACGGATTTGGCACAAGCCCCGGTGGCCAGTTCGACCGGGATTCGTAATACTTGCATGAATATTCAAGCCTCAGGACGCTGCGATTTGAATCAATACGGCCAATGCTGGACCGACTCAGCTGGCACCCACTGTTTAGAACCGCCGGCGAACGGAATACCCAACAAAACCTGCGCGTCGTTGGAAACCCAAGGCTGCTCGTTCATCAAAAGCCAATGTACCAGTGCGTTGGCCTCCGGCACCTGCTGGGACAGCGTCGATACTTATGACTGTGGGCAAACGGTGGGCATTCCCGGCATTCAAAGCAACACCCAACAGCAATGTGCCGGGCCGATTCGGTGTATGGGCGAAGATTGCATCACCATGAACCGCACCCAGAGCCAGGACTTCAGCAAGGCGGTCGCCTTACTCAACAGCGCTCAGCAAATGGCGATGGACTTGCATTGCGACTATGCCAATGCCGATCTCCAGCAAAAGGATCCGACTACCTGCCAGGTATTTCAGGGTAAACCGGCCAGTTGCAAAATGGTTGGCGGCGCGTTGAGTCTGGTCGATTGCTGCGAAACACCCTCTGGCGCAATGGGGCTGGGCCGTTACATTGATTTGCTGATCGCCACCAGTCAGATGGACAGTGCGGTCATGGCCATGGACAGCACTTCCGCCATACGAGGCGCTTGGGAAACCATGCGTACCCCGTTCACCTTGGCTGGCGATGCCTGGAACAGCTTTCAGGCGGATTTTGCCTCGACGGTGAACGACTTGGTAGGCACCGACATGCTCAGTACCAGCGACATTGCCTCGCAAGGCTTGCTCGATTCTCTCAAAGGCGAACTGATGAAATCGGTGGCGGAATGGATCGGCCAGACCTTTGGCGAAGCGGCCGGAAATGTGTTATTCAGCGCGGGTGGTCAGGCGGCATTCGATTCAGCGGGCAATTTGACCCCGGCGGCCCAATCGGGCGGCGTCGAGTTGGGTGGTGGCGCCGCTGTTGCCGGCGAACTGCTCAGCACCTTGATGACAGCCTATACCGTGGTGATGATCATCATCATGATTATCCAGATAGTCTACTCCTGCGAAGAGCCGGAATACGAACTCGCCGCCAAGAAACAACTGAAAGTCTGCACTGACCTTGGCACCTTCTGCGAAAGCAAGGTCGCTGGGGTGTGTTGGGTGCGTAAGGAAAGCTATTGCTGCTACAACTCGCCGCTAGCGCGCATTCTCAACGAACAAATCAAACCGCAGCTGGGCATGGATTTTGGCACGCCGGAAAGTCCCAGTTGTACCGGCATCAAAGTCGGTGATTTGGACCGAGTGGACTGGACACAGGTCAATCTGGACGAATGGTTGGCGATTCTGGCTCAGACCGGGCATTTGCCGACCGCCGCCAATGCAGCATCCATGCTGAATCTCGATCAACTCACCGGAACCGGCAGCCGACTCAATCCGCAAAAATACGGAGCGACCGCGACCACGCGCCAAGATACCTTAACCCGCACCCAAGGCCGGATGACCGATCTGGATGTGCCTACGGTCAAACGGCAGTCTGAACTGGAAGGCTGGGGCATGGGACCGCAATGAGCGGCCTAAACCTTATTGAACCGCGTCTTTCAGGCCTTTGCCGGCTTTGAAGGATGGCAATTTGGCGGCGGCAATGGTTATGGCCTCGCCGGTTTGAGGATTGCGGCCAGCGCGTTCGGCACGCTCTTTCACTTCAAAGGTACCAAAGCCTACTAACGCCACCGAATCCCCCTCTTTCAGTGCGGATTGGATGGATTGAGTGATGCCATCCAATGCGCGACCGGCGTCGGCTTTAGTTAGATTGGCGTGGCTGGCGATGGCGTCGATTAGGTCGGATTTGTTCATTAAATAATTTCCTAAGGAATATAAAAATAGATTTGTTCTTACATTAATTTGATAGGCATTTTTACCAAAATTTGCAGTATCTACCAAACAAAAACGTGCAAAAGAGCAAAACTCCCGCTATCAAAACTTCCACAAATACTAAGGCGTTTTTCTGTTGTTTATAGCGTTTGTCGAGTTCTCCATACATTGGCATTAATTTAGTAGCCAACGCAGCATGTTCAATCGTTAATTTATCTTTTAATTCACTTATTTCATCATTAATCGCTTTCAAGCTATGACGCTGATTCCTTAAAAGCATATTCATAAAACCAGTAAATATTAGGGCACCAAACCAAAGAGCCCAATTTTTTAAAGAATCTCCCGCATTTTCGTCCATCTGAGATCCCACTAACAGCAGAGCCGCAGGGACGGCTAATAGCTGATTTTGAATCTCCGCAAACACCTTGTTCAATTTCAAGGTGTATTCCAAGCGGTTTTCCTGAACTTCCTCTCGCACTTTCTCAAAAGAAAACCCGGCAACATAAAGTTGGTAATTATCGCGAGCCCGCCGTTTGAGTTCGTCAAACACGGTAAGTAGATGCTTAAACCTCTCATCACCGGGTACATTTTTCAGCATTTCCATCAACGCAGACTTGAGAATACTTTTACGCTGCTCTGTATGAGCATCGTCAACGATAAATTCGTTACGCAGGCAATTTAACTCAGAAAGCGCTCTTAGATCGGCTGCCCCATAATCGATAATTAACTCGAATTTCTCCTTGACCATGAAAACTAACGCAAGACGACCTGCACTAGGCTGAGAAACATCGGCTATCTCCTCCAGTAATTTTATTAAATCGACAACTTGAGAATATCTTTCGGCAAATTGATCCTGATTGGCATCGACAGAATAGAAATTTGTTTCTAAGACGAAATATGACCTCGGCTTAGCAAAACGAAAGTTATGATGTTGTAAAAACTCATCCCAAGTACTCGCAAAAAACATCTCGGGTAGACGTGGTAACGCAACCTCTCTAACTTTAAATGGCTGACCAAGCGCTCGCTGTTCATCAAAGTCTGTTGGCAGCATGTAATGGCCATCAGCATCTAATCTTTTCAAAACTGTGAGCGTTTCAGCCGTAAGACTATCGATGCAACCATGAAGTAGCGCATCCTCCACGATGGGTGCCGTCAATTCTCGGCATAGTCTTACAACCAAATCAAGTTGGGTCATCGTTTTCAGTTGCTGTCGGTTTTAAGCGTTGTTTAAATTCCAAAGGCAAATCTTTGATAATCAGCGTTTCCGCAATGTCATCATAGATGACACGTGAGCCTAGAATCGACTCTTCGAAATCCAATGTCAACTTTGAATCCTTAATCCGATGGCGTCGCAAACCGCGGTATATTCGACTATTCGGTTCAAAGCCATCGCCAAGTGGGTATTCTTTACTCGTGACAAATTCAGAGAAGCTAGCAGGCTGTTGGTCGTCGAGCCGCATAGACAATGCATCCAAACTAATGCCTTTCTTTTCCTTGGTGCATTCGACACAGTACGCATGAACCCTCTGGCGTATTTCTCGCGCCTTATCAACATCAAATTGCTTCTCTTCGCAATAATCCCTGACTACCTGGAGTAAAAGCTTTGTTTGCTCTGCCGATTCGGTTAATTCCGTAACGCCAAGAAAATCCCGAAAATAATCCGTAGCACTTTTACTATCTTCACCACTACGTCGTTTTTTAATAAAGGTCACGTATCTATCTTTTCCTTCCTTCCACGCCGTTATATTAATTCTGGCAGCTTCGTGAAGGTGATCAATGTCGAAATTGACCGTTTTATTAATTGTCAGTGTGGTGTCGTCGATGCCTGTACCAGCCTTTAATTTGAGCGACACAACGAACATGAAATCCTGGCCATTTTCCTGGTAACGAGCAAAAAATAGATAGCCCCCAGTGGCAAGAGACGCGCCGTCGATAGCTTTTTGGTAGCAGGTTTTCAGTCCCAGTGTAAATACCCCAAGTCCCTGTTGGTCTGCCAAGTATTTATCGAGCAAATCCGGAAAGGGGTAAGCAACATCCCCAATTATGAAGGCCCCATAACCACGGGTCATGGTTCGATTAAAAACATCACGAATCCCATCCACCAAATTTTGTAAATTATCTTCATTTGGCAAAACCTCATCCCGCATTTTGGCTACCGACGGTTTGTGTCTGTCCTTATCAAACCGATGGACGATCGCTTCCTGAATAATCATTTCTATGCTCCAACGAATATAAATTCCATTAACGGGATATTGCGTAAGTCTGCCCCAAGGCCACTATTGTCTTAGTTTCGCAGACCCGTCTGCGAATTTGCCAGACACTGTCTGGCGAAATTTATCGAAGTAAAACCAATCGCTGACCAATGCAAACACTCACAATCCAATCCCCGGCTGTGGTGGCACATTTGGCGGGGTTAGACCAGGATGATAGGTCGTATCAAACACCGTGTCCGTCAACCAGCGCTTAAAGTTCGGATTGTCGCTAAACTGTTTGAACAGTTCGGTATGATCGGCCAGTAGTTCGAGAATTACTCGATTTAACGCTTTGTCATGTTCTAGGCGAGCGTTCTGTTTGTCGGAGTGCTGCACGGCATTTTGATAGGCCTTGTCTTGAGAAACCCGATTCGGAATTTCCTCGGTAATCACCTTACGAATCTTGTCGCCATCCTTCCATTCGATATTGCCGAACAAGTCGTTAAAGGCTTTGATGATGTTGGACAATTTGTCGATTTCGGTAATTTTGCCACCGCCGCCAGCACTGGTCGGTGCCGGTTCTACACTGCCATCCTCATCTTCCATGCCCATACTCAATGCGGCTTTCACTTCGGGGCGATAGCTGTCCATGTCAATGGCGTCGAGCACACCCTTGGAAAGGTCTTCCTCTTTTGGTGCCGGTAGTTTCGGAATCAGGAAATTCAGGAAGATCGCCAGTTTTTCCCAAGCCGGGTGACCATAGGTCAAAATAGCCCCAAGAAACCCATAGCTGCGGACAAAAGCCTTGGCTTTGCCTTTGAACTCGACTTGCGCATCTTCACCCAATTGCTGTTTGTACTCTTCGACGCAAACATCCAGAATCGGGTCCAGCTTGTCGCGTTCCGCGCCTTTAACGTACAGCGCTACCAAGTCTTCCACCTGTTGCCAGGCATACACCTGATGGCTGTCCAGATCGTTTTTCAGGTCATGCAGCTTGTTCGGATCGGTTTCGCCGATTTGGACGGTCGCACGGTAATATTCCTGAAACGCCGCCTTCACCGCTTCGGCGTTGTCGGCAAAATCCAGCACGAAGGTGTCGTGTTTCTGCGGATGGGCGCGATTCAACCGCGATAAGGTCTGCACGGCCAACACCCCGGCCAATGGTTTATCGACATACATCGTATGCAGCAACGGTTCGTCGAAGCCGGTGACGAATTTATTCGCAACAATCAAAATCCGGTACGGATCCTGTTTCAACCTGGCCGGAATTTCCTTGCTGGGAAAGCCATTCATATCGGCCTCGGTCAGGTTCTTGCCGCCTACCTCATGTTCGCCGGAAAACGCCACGATGGCCTTGTACGGGCTTTTGATTTCCCGCAAGTAATCGCTGATCTCACGGTGATAATCGATGGCCCGCGCGATGCCGTTGCAAACCACCATGGCCCGTGCCTGCCCGCCGATCTTGCGCTTGCCGATCACTTGCGCCGTAAAATGGTCGATCATGATTTCGGCCTTGCGGCGAATGGCCTTGTCGTGCGATTCGACGTAATGGCGGATTTTCTTTAACGCCTTGACCTTGTCAAAATCCGGGTCGTCTTCCACGGTCTTGGCGACCCGGTAAAAGCTGTCCACCGGCGTGTAATTCTTGATGACATCCAGGATGAAACCTTCCTGAATCGCCTGTTTGGTGGTGTAAGTTAATTCCGGGGGCGAGCGGAAATGTACTTCTTCGCCCTCCTGGTACCGCTCGCCGAACAGCTCCAGGGTTTTGTTTTTCGGCGTCGCGGTAAAGGCAAAGTAACTGGCGTTAGCCAGCATCTTGCGTGATTCGATTAGTTTGTTCACCGCATCCTCGACCGACTCTTCATCGTCCTCGTCGTCGCCGGGCGCGGCGGACAAGGCGATGTGCATCTTGGCGGTAGTCTTGCCGCCCTGACTGGAATGCGCTTCGTCGATCAGCAACGCAAAGCGGCGGGAACCCAGATCGTCCAGTTCATCCAAGATAAATGGAAATTTCTGCACCGTGGTGACGATGATTTTCTTGCCCCTACGCAGAAAGCCGCGCAACTCCTCGGCGCTATCGGAATGACCAAAGATCGAGGCGACATGGTCATAGCCCTTGATGGTCTTGGCAATTTGCGTGTCCAGCGCACGGCGGTCGGTGATCACGATCACCGAATCGAACTGGGCGCTATTGGCATCGTCGGCTTGCTTCAACTCCACCAACTGATGCGCCAACCAGGCAATGGTGTTGCTTTTACCGCTGCCTGCCGAATGCTGGATCAGGTAACGGCGGCCCACGCCTTCGGTTCCGCAACGACGCAACAAGGCCCGCACCGTGCGCAGTTGATGGAAGCGCGGGAACACCTGCTTGCGTTTTTTCTTGCCGCGTTCGTCTTCCTCTTCGACGATCTGGGCAAAGTTTTCGATGATGTTGGCCAGCGATTCCTTGGCCAATACCCGCTTCCACAGGTAATCGGTTTTTAGGCCGTCCGGATTGGGCGGATTGCCGGCGCCGCTGTTCCAGCCTTGGTTGAAGGGTAAAAACCACGCCGTTTTGCCGGTCAGATGCGTGCAAAACGCCACCTCGCTATCGTCCACCGCAAAATGCACGATGCAGCGGCCCATTTGAAACAACAATTCGCGCGGGTCGCGGTCAGTTTGATATTGGATGATGGCGTCGGCCACGGTTTGCTTGGTCAGCGAGTTTTTCAATTCAAAGGTTGCCACCGGCAGGCCGTTGATGAAAATCGCCAAATCCAGCGAACGTGCGGTTTCATCGTTGCTGTAACGCAGTTGGCGGGTGATGCTGAACAGGTTTTTGGCGAAATTCTCCGCCGAACTGACATTACCCGGCGTCGGCAGGAATTTATACAAATCGACATGCACCGGGCCGTGGCTGACGCCCTTACGCAACACATCCACCACGCCGCGTTTGGCGATCTCGCCCTGAATGCGGTGCAGAAACTGGCTGCGTTTGATACCGTCCTGCGCCAACTCCAGCGTTTCGACGGTCTTGGGCTGGGTGGCTTGCAAAAAGCCCAGCAACTTGACCACATCCAGCGCCACGTCGCGGTTGTAATCGGCTGGCAGGCCTTGCTGATAGCCGCCAAGGCTGTAATAGCCCACGCTGGATTGGACCGCGTTATCCGCGGCAACGTCCGGTGTCGGTTGACCGGTGAGATGTTTAACGATCAGGGCTTCCAAACCTTTTTCGCTGGTATCGGTGGGCTTCATGCGTTGTCTCCCTTTTTCCGGCTCGGCAGCAACTCTTTGCGTCGGGCGATCTGTTCACGTGCGCTTTGCATCAGGGCATGGATTTTTTGCTCGAATACTGGCCGCTCTGGGAACACCGTCCAGTATTCGGCCACCATGATGTTGTCCTGATCCAGTTGCAGCAGCTCAATTTGCTCTCGGCTCTTTTCCGCGCATAGAATCAGGCCGATAGGCGCGTTTTCGCCCTCCTGCCGTTCATAGCGGTTGAGCCAGCCCAGATACAAATCCATCTGCCCCTTGTGCCCAGCCTCAAATTTTCCGATCTTCAGCTCCACCGCCACCAAACGCTTCAAGCGTCGGTGGAAGAAAAGCAGGTCCAGGTAAAAGTCATCGCCGCCGATGATCATGCGCTTCTGACGCGCGACGAAGCTAAAGCCACCACCCAATTCCATAATGAAGCGTTCCAACTCGCGCAGGATAGCTGCCTCCAAATCAGCCTCCAGGTAGCTATCGTGCAACCCGAGCATATCCAGCAAATAAGGGTCTTTAAAGGTATCGTGCGGGATGGCGCCGGTCTCGGACAGTTGCGCATTGGCAATTTCCTTGCGCTCGAATGCCTTGCGGGCGATCAGTTGGCGCAGCTCGCGTTTACCGAGCTGGCGGGAAGCCACCTCGCGGAGATAGTACAGGCGAGCCTCGGCTGTTTTAATTGGCAGTACTTCGATGATGTGTGACCAGCTCAATTGTGTCGCCAGCGGCGACACAATTCCGAAGTCCGGAAACTGCTCGGCAAACTGCATCATCCGGCGCAAGTTGCGTACCTCGAAGCTACGCCCGTAGTTGGCGCTCAATTGTGCCGACAGTGTCGGCACAATCTTTTGCCCGTACTCCGCACGCTGGTGGTGCAGAATTTCACTATTGACCTGCTGCCCAATGCGCCAGAACAAAAACACCGTAGCACTGTTCGCCTGACGCGACAGGGTCTGGCGGGCCTCCTCGATCAAGTCCGATACTAGGGTAAACAGGTCGTTTTGCACGGCAAGCGCGGCGTCGGCCGGTTTGGGTCCGGCGGGTTTATTCTTCGCCATCCTCGTCCTCCCCATTGGGTTCGATGTCTTCGTCGCCGCCCAGTGCCGCCAGGTCTTCCTCGGCCACCACGTCGTCCGGGCCGGGCAGCCAGTCGCGCACGTCGATTTGGCCGGTGACGACGTCGGCAATCAAGCGGTCGCGGTACTCGCGGATGAGGGCGATTTCCTTCTCGATCTCACGACGTACCGATTGCTCTTCGTTGAAGAAATCGGTGACTTCGCGTTGCAGATGCAGGGGCGGAACCGGAATCTTCTCTTTCAACAATGAGCGAGGGTTTAGCGGACGATTGCGTCCCGCTGCGCCTCGTGAATGGTGGTTCAGGAGCAGGTCGCCTGCCTTGCTCAAGAAGAATGTATAGAGATACTCCGGCGTGACAGAATCAAGCATGCACTTGGCAATTGGGTAGCGATGGGAGGCGATACAGCCATCATCTTCAGCATTGGCAACGGCAACAGCACCTTCCCAAGCGAACTGCCCGCTAAAAATCAGATCACCTTTTTCGATTCGTAAGAAAGTAGAATCCCCAAGATGCTTTCCTTCAGTTAACGGCTTGTGGAAAATGCCTCGACCACGGTTAAACATACCAATCGGCGTATATGTCTTCTCAGGATTTCTG of the Methylomonas sp. MK1 genome contains:
- the traN gene encoding conjugal transfer mating pair stabilization protein TraN codes for the protein MGVRELSEPQRRFTQTLSVILCVTMAWTPFGVSWADAIQVAGRDGQQLGQQVLGGFAFPLDTGNGTLTLNPGTTQESAISIGTLFPDTNSPSSTTSDFANLYGNNPGTIAAGLSAQTTLNGETSFTGEAYRTLIDNAHQSHPDLQADPIWQSGDQVFNDFTPWAQSFSDCTTTTLQTETQQSVRVPDYQLCLRQPTVPQSCTATHQVNVEPLIRFVGGDGGFSSCGPGCMDLYVGRVGDNYWSAGCAVFTWQVTYNVLHPEAIVSATLEDVEFDDHARVYYGGNLIYTGSTGWGGSCELSNSWVDHPNRDVTYAFNSTGNKVFKQETMVGGNGEGYSRIRLRYDLSKLITQDQWSWSGPNCQNLANAITDGICQAGSQLSCTSDPANASGCYVDPTSQVMVCGTDLAQAPVASSTGIRNTCMNIQASGRCDLNQYGQCWTDSAGTHCLEPPANGIPNKTCASLETQGCSFIKSQCTSALASGTCWDSVDTYDCGQTVGIPGIQSNTQQQCAGPIRCMGEDCITMNRTQSQDFSKAVALLNSAQQMAMDLHCDYANADLQQKDPTTCQVFQGKPASCKMVGGALSLVDCCETPSGAMGLGRYIDLLIATSQMDSAVMAMDSTSAIRGAWETMRTPFTLAGDAWNSFQADFASTVNDLVGTDMLSTSDIASQGLLDSLKGELMKSVAEWIGQTFGEAAGNVLFSAGGQAAFDSAGNLTPAAQSGGVELGGGAAVAGELLSTLMTAYTVVMIIIMIIQIVYSCEEPEYELAAKKQLKVCTDLGTFCESKVAGVCWVRKESYCCYNSPLARILNEQIKPQLGMDFGTPESPSCTGIKVGDLDRVDWTQVNLDEWLAILAQTGHLPTAANAASMLNLDQLTGTGSRLNPQKYGATATTRQDTLTRTQGRMTDLDVPTVKRQSELEGWGMGPQ
- a CDS encoding HU family DNA-binding protein, with product MNKSDLIDAIASHANLTKADAGRALDGITQSIQSALKEGDSVALVGFGTFEVKERAERAGRNPQTGEAITIAAAKLPSFKAGKGLKDAVQ
- a CDS encoding nucleoid-associated protein, with product MIIQEAIVHRFDKDRHKPSVAKMRDEVLPNEDNLQNLVDGIRDVFNRTMTRGYGAFIIGDVAYPFPDLLDKYLADQQGLGVFTLGLKTCYQKAIDGASLATGGYLFFARYQENGQDFMFVVSLKLKAGTGIDDTTLTINKTVNFDIDHLHEAARINITAWKEGKDRYVTFIKKRRSGEDSKSATDYFRDFLGVTELTESAEQTKLLLQVVRDYCEEKQFDVDKAREIRQRVHAYCVECTKEKKGISLDALSMRLDDQQPASFSEFVTSKEYPLGDGFEPNSRIYRGLRRHRIKDSKLTLDFEESILGSRVIYDDIAETLIIKDLPLEFKQRLKPTATENDDPT
- a CDS encoding type I restriction endonuclease subunit R, yielding MKPTDTSEKGLEALIVKHLTGQPTPDVAADNAVQSSVGYYSLGGYQQGLPADYNRDVALDVVKLLGFLQATQPKTVETLELAQDGIKRSQFLHRIQGEIAKRGVVDVLRKGVSHGPVHVDLYKFLPTPGNVSSAENFAKNLFSITRQLRYSNDETARSLDLAIFINGLPVATFELKNSLTKQTVADAIIQYQTDRDPRELLFQMGRCIVHFAVDDSEVAFCTHLTGKTAWFLPFNQGWNSGAGNPPNPDGLKTDYLWKRVLAKESLANIIENFAQIVEEEDERGKKKRKQVFPRFHQLRTVRALLRRCGTEGVGRRYLIQHSAGSGKSNTIAWLAHQLVELKQADDANSAQFDSVIVITDRRALDTQIAKTIKGYDHVASIFGHSDSAEELRGFLRRGKKIIVTTVQKFPFILDELDDLGSRRFALLIDEAHSSQGGKTTAKMHIALSAAPGDDEDDEESVEDAVNKLIESRKMLANASYFAFTATPKNKTLELFGERYQEGEEVHFRSPPELTYTTKQAIQEGFILDVIKNYTPVDSFYRVAKTVEDDPDFDKVKALKKIRHYVESHDKAIRRKAEIMIDHFTAQVIGKRKIGGQARAMVVCNGIARAIDYHREISDYLREIKSPYKAIVAFSGEHEVGGKNLTEADMNGFPSKEIPARLKQDPYRILIVANKFVTGFDEPLLHTMYVDKPLAGVLAVQTLSRLNRAHPQKHDTFVLDFADNAEAVKAAFQEYYRATVQIGETDPNKLHDLKNDLDSHQVYAWQQVEDLVALYVKGAERDKLDPILDVCVEEYKQQLGEDAQVEFKGKAKAFVRSYGFLGAILTYGHPAWEKLAIFLNFLIPKLPAPKEEDLSKGVLDAIDMDSYRPEVKAALSMGMEDEDGSVEPAPTSAGGGGKITEIDKLSNIIKAFNDLFGNIEWKDGDKIRKVITEEIPNRVSQDKAYQNAVQHSDKQNARLEHDKALNRVILELLADHTELFKQFSDNPNFKRWLTDTVFDTTYHPGLTPPNVPPQPGIGL